TGTTTTGGTTGACGGCTGGCACCTTGTAGTCAGATCTTTACTTTATACCTTTTAGGAGAGGATACATATGAGTCCCGAAATGGTAATTGGTTGGGCGGAACAGGGCGTATTTACAACGCTGTTAATCGCAGGTCCTCTGTTGATCACGGCTCTTGCGATCGGACTTGCGGTCAGTGTATTTCAGGCCACGACGCAAATTCAGGAACAGACCCTTGCATTCATTCCTAAGATCGCGGGAGTTTTGATTGCATTGGTTATTTTCGGTCCGTGGATGCTGCAGCTCTTAACGACATTTGCCTATGATATATTCAGTGATTTTACCCGATTTATAGGATAGGTGCTTATGGAAATTGAAATTATCGAATGGATTCCTGCTTTTCTGCTTGTCCTGGTGAGGGTCTCTGCGTTTATGGTCACCCTGCCCTTTTTTTCCTATCAGACCATACCGAACCGGTTCAAAATCGGATTTGCCGCATTTCTTTCCTGGATCATGATTTTTAGTGGTGACTGGCCGATTATTGAATTGAATTATGAATTTGTACTGCTTGCCATTAAAGAAGCGCTTGTCGGCTTGACTGTCGGCCTGATTGCCCTCTTGCTGCTGTATGCGATACAGGTGGCAGGCGGACTGATCGATTTGAAACTCGGGTTTCTGATCGCGAACGTCGTCGATCCGCAGACCGGTACTCAGGCACCTTTGATCGGGAGTTATCTGTATACATTTGCGCTCTTGTTTCTTTTAGCCACAAATGCTCATCATTTATTGCTTGATGGTGTTTACTACAGCTATGAGTTTATTCCGCTGGATCAGACTTTTTTGCCATTAGGCTCAGAAGACTATGTTGAATTTATCGGTGTAACTATGAATACGATGTTTATTATTGCATTTCAAATGTCCATGCCGATTATGGGTTCGATTTTTCTGGTTGATGTGGCACTGGGCTTCATAGCCCGAACGGTTCCACAGGTCAACGTGTTTGTTATTGGTTTTCCAGTGAAGATTTTTTTGGGGTTCGTGTTCATGATTGTAACCATGCCTGTATTTTTTGTATTGGTAAATAACCTTATTGAAACCGTCCTGGTCACCATGCGGACGTTAATGCAACTATACGGGGGCGTGTAAAGGATGTTGCTAAAACTTGATTTGCAGTACTTTGCACAGGAAAAAACAGAAAAAGCGACACCGAAGAAGAAGAGAGAATCCCGTAACAAAGGGCAGGTTGCCAAAAGTACGGACGTTAATACAGCCTTTATTCTGATGTTTGTGTTTTTGATGTTTTTTTTCGCAGGTCCATTTATGGTTGATCAGATGCTTACTATCGTCCGTTTCACAATGGAAGAATATTTGCTCATGGATGTTACGCCTGCGAATGTGCAACCGATGTTCATTGACTACATTTTTCAGGCCGCTGTGGCCGTGGCTCCGGTAATGCTTGCTTCCGTGATCGCAGGGGTATTTGCCAACTATGTTCAGGTAGGCGTTTTATTTGCTCCGGAGGCCGTGAAGTTTAAACTCGAAAAAATAAATCCCTTGAAAGGGTTCAAACGAATCTTCTCAATACGAGCCCTTGTGGAATTTTTAAAATCGATGATGAAAATTGTACTCGTAGGTGGCGTAACAGGGATCGTCATTTGGCTTTATATGGATGATCTTCTTAAAATCGGACTATACGCTGTGGAAGATGCAGCTGTCCTCATCGGCACACTTATTATTTTCATGGGACTGGCTGTAGGGTTTCTTTTGATCTTCCTTGCTATCCTTGATTACATGTATCAAAAATATGACTTCGAAAAAAATATCCGCATGTCCAAGCAGGACGTGAAGGATGAATATAAAAAGACCGAGGGTGACCCCCTCATCAAATCAAAAATCAAAGAAAAGCAACGTCAAATGGCAATGAGCAGGATGATGCAGGAAGTTCCGAAAGCAGACGTGGTTATCACGAATCCGACGCACTATGCGATTGCGTTGAAATACGATGCAGACAATATGGAAGCACCGGTAATCGTGGCAAAGGGCGTCGATTACGTTGCATTAAAACTGATTAACATTGCCAAAAATAATGAAGTGTTGACTGCAGAGAACCGTCCCCTCGCAAGAGCGCTTTACGCTCAGGCTGATATCGGTGATCAGGTTCCGGAAGATTTATTTAAAGCCGTCGCAGAAGTGTTGGCTTACGTATACCGGATTCAGAAGAAAATCTGAATGTGTATACCGCACAGGCGAGTTAGGAGAGAAGCGCAATGCCCTTAAAGGACTTTAGTATTTTATTAGGCGTTATTTTAATTGTGGTCATGCTGATCATCCCTTTACCGACAATGATGATCGACTTTTTGATTATTGTTAATATATCGATTGCGCTGCTGATTATTCTTGTTTCCATGAATACGAGAGAGCCGCTGCAATTTTCCATTTTTCCAACGTTACTGCTCCTTGTAACGTTATTCAGACTTGGACTGAATGTTTCCACGACGCGTGCGATCCTTGGCAACCAGGGAGATGCCGGTAATGTCATTGAAACGTTCGGTCAATTCGTCGTTGGTGGGAATGCGCTAGTCGGTTTTGTCGTATTCGTCATTCTGGTCGTTATTCAGTTTATCGTCATTACCAAGGGTGCGGAACGTGTTTCCGAAGTGGGAGCACGATTCACACTTGATGCGATGCCGGGTAAACAAATGAGTATTGATGCTGATTTGAACGCGGGTATGATTTCAGATACGGAAGCAAAAGAGCGCAGGCAAAAGATTGAACAGGAAGCGGATTTTTACGGTTCCATGGATGGTGCGAGTAAATTTGTTAAGGGTGACGCCATTGCCGGTATTGTTATTGTTATTATTAATATTATTTTCGGTCTTGTAATCGGGATGGTTCAGGAAGGACTCCCACTTGCAGAAGCCGCGGATAAGTATACGCTGTTAACAGTCGGGGACGGACTTGTGTCCCAAATCCCTGCTCTTTTGATTTCTACCGCAACAGGTATTGTCGTCACTCGTGCTGCGTCGGAAGGAAACCTAGGTCATGACATTACGAAACAGCTTTTGGCCTATCCGAAGATGCTGTACGTTGCCGGTGGGACGATTTTTATGCTTGGTGTCTTCACGCCGATAACAGGCAGTGTAACATTTACAATTGCCTCTCTCTTAGCACTTGGAGGATTCCTTCTTGAGCGCGCGAACAAGAAAGAGCTCGTACTTGAAGAAGAATCTGAAGAAGAGCAGGATCAGTCTGATCAGGAAGATCTGAAGTCTCCGGAGAGTGTGGTCAATCTGCTTCAGGTTGATCCCATTGAATTTGAGTTCGGATACGGCCTGATTCCACTCGCTGATGCCAACCAGGGGGGAGACTTACTCGACAGGGTGGTTATGATCAGACGGCAATTGGCAATTGAGATGGGCATGATCGTTCCGGTGATCCGGATACGTGATAACATTCAATTACAACCGAATGAATATTCCATTAAAATTAAAGGGAACGAAGTCGCAAAAGGAGAACTGCTGCTGGATCACTTTATGGCGATGAGTCCGGGCGTGGAGGATGAAAATGTCCATGGGATTGAAACCGTTGAACCTGCGTTTGGGTTGCCGGCACTGTGGATCTCGGAAGATCTGAAAGAACAGGCAGAGTTATCCGGGTATACGGTTGTGGACCCGCCGTCTGTCGTGTCGACACATTTAACCGAAGTGATTAAACGACATGCCCATGAATTGATCGGCCGTCAGGAGACAAAGCAGCTGGTCGATCATCTGAATGAAACGTATCCGACGCTGGTTGAGGAAGTGACACCGAATCCACTGAGTGTCGGAGATATCCAAAAAGTTCTCGGCAATCTGTTGAAAGAAAAGGTGTCAATTCGAAATTTGCCCGTGATTTTCGAAACATTGGCAGACTATGCACAGATGACGAGAGATACGGATTTGATGACTGAATACGTCAGGCAATCCCTCTCTCGTCAAATCACAAAACAATATGCAACAGAAGGGGAACCGCTCTACGTCATCACGATGGGTGGCGATGTTGAAAAAACGCTGGCTGACTCTGTTCAGCAAACGGAACAGGGAGCCTTCTTGAATTTGGATCCGCAAATGTCTCAAAAAATAGTTGAGAATACAATGATGGAAGTTCAGCGTCTCCAGGAGACTGGACACATGCCTTTGATATTGTGCTCACCGGCAGTTCGTATGTATGTTCATCATTTAATTGAGAGATATATGCCGCAAGTACCGGTTTTATCGTATAATGAACTTGAGCCACATGTTGAAGTTCAAAGTGTAGGGGTGGTGAACAGTCAATGAAGGTAAAAAAATATACAGCTAAAACCATGTCTGAAGCCATGGAGAAAATAAAAGGGGAACTTGGTCAGGATGCCGTCATACTGAATTCTAAACGTGTTGAAAAAGGTGGTTTTTTGGGTCTGTTCACAAAAAAGAATGTGGAAGTGATTGCCGCTATTGATCCGGATACTCAGGATTCGGCAAAAGCGTCAAGTGGGAAGGTGCCCCGGCAAGCAGCTAGTCCCCGGCAGCGACCGGTTCCAAAAGAATCACAGGATACAAGGAAATTGACGCGGGAAATTGATGAGTTAAAGCAGATGATCCAGTCCATGCAAACATCAGGTTCTCAACAAATATCTGCAGAAGAATTCCCTGGGTATTTGACTGAATTGAATCATATTCTGAAAGACCAGGAGATCCACGATGTCTATCGGCTGGAGATCATGCGTGCACTCTTAAAACGCTGGTATCAGGAAAATGGGGAGTCCCAGCCTGAGTCTGCAATCTTGAAATGGCTGCAAAATGAACTGGATCAGAGTCTCATCGATATTCCGTGCGGGGCATTTGATTACCAATAGAAGTATTTGAATCTGGTCGGTCCTACAGGAGTGGGGAAAACAACATCGGTTGCGAAGATTGCAGCTCATGCGGTTTTGAAAGAAAATAAAAAAGTGGCGTTTATTACAACAGATACCTTTCGGATAGCGGCAATTGAGCAGTTGAAAACATATGCCAAACTGCTTCATGTACCTCTGGAGGTTGCCTATTCAATCGAGGATTTTAAAGCAGCTGTCGAAAAATTCGAGGATTATGATTTCGTCGTGATTGACTCTGCCGGACGAAACTTCAGAAACCGATTATACGTTGAGCAACTCAATCAGCTTATTGATTTTAACGAACATATGGAAACCCATCTTGTTTTGAGTACGACTGCAAAGTACAGGGACATGAAGACGATTATTGAGCAATTTCAGCTTATCACAATCGATAAATTTATCTTTTCGAAATTGGATGAAACCGATTCGGTTGGCTCCGTGTATAATGCTATGAGGGATTATCAGACAGGAGCAAGTTACATTACGACCGGGCAAAATGTTCCCGATGATATCGAAGAGGCCAGCCGGCAGCAGATTATCAGCTGGATCGTCAGGAGTTGATCGTGATGTATGATCAGGCAGATGCACTCCGTAAAAAGATGAATAATGTATCTGACGGTGACACCTCAAAACAGGCCGAAGTTATTGCTGTCGTAAGCGGAAAAGGCGGCGTAGGAAAATCCAATTTCACGCTTAATTTTGCTATTTCCCTTCAGAAAATGAATAAAAAAGTTCTTGTGATTGATTTGGATATCGGGATGGCGAATATCGACATCCTGCTTGGGCAATCATCCCGCTACTCGATTGTCGATATGATGAATCAGGACATGCCCATATGGTCTATTATGGAAGAGGGACCGGAAGGACTTCGCTATATTGCAGGTGGGAGCGGTTTGACAGATCTGTTTGAAATGGATGAAACAAAAGCGGATCATTTTTACAGACAAATGGCCAGCGCTGAGGCCTCGTTTGATTACATCTTTCTGGATATGGGGGCAGGTGTAAACACAAACAGCGCTTATTTTTTATTTTCTTCTCACCATATTTTTCTTGTGACAACACCTGAACCTACCTCTGTGACCGATGCGTATGCTATGATTAAATATATCCATAATTATGATACTGATTTACCCATTTCCCTGATTATCAATCGGGCCAGAAGTAAAAAAGACGGAGAACGAACGTCTGAAAATGTAAAACAGGTGACCAAGCGGTTTCTCGGCAAAACCATTCACTTGCTAACCATTTTACCGGATGACAATATCGTTTGGAAGGCAGTCAGAGCTCAAGAACCTTTTGTTCTATATAATCCGGAATCGAAGCCCTCTAAGGCGATATTGAATACAGTGGAAAGCTTTTTGATTAAAAATGGAGAGGTGGTTGAAGGTGCATTACAAAAACCATCTTTTATTTCGAAATTAAAAGGATTTTTGCGTTCACGATAGACGGGAGGCGTTGACATGATTAAGGTTTTGGTGGTTGATGATTCCGCATTTATGCGAAAAATGTTGTCCGACATGCTCAGTTCACATCCCGACATTACGGTTGTGGACAAGGCTCGAAACGGTCGGGACGGACTGGAGAAAATAGAGCAACACAAGCCGGATGTCGTCACATTGGATGTTGAAATGCCTGTAATGACAGGGATTGAGGCACTCGAAGAAATCATGAAAACAACCCGCACACCGGCTATCATGGTCAGCAGTGTCACGAAAGAAGGCGCTGAAACGACCATGAGAGCGATGGAGCTGGGAGCATTTGACTTTATCGCCAAACCGTCCGGTGCGATCTCTCTTGATATTGATAAAGTAAAAGATGACCTGATAGAAAAAGTGCTGCACGCAAGCAAAGTATCGAGAAAAAAGTTGACGCCTGCTCCAAAAAGAACGGATGAAAAACCAAAGCGTATCGAACGGATTCAAAGACCTGATTTTTCTTTGGAACCTGGACCATCAGGGAAGAGGGAAGTGCTCGGCAAAACAATTGTCGCTATTGGAACTTCAACGGGGGGGCCGAAAGCCTTGCAAAGGGTTTTGACGGCTTTACCGGAGAACTTCCCTTTCCCCATCATTATCGTGCAGCATATGCCCAAAGGATTTACGCGATCGCTCAGTGAACGTTTGAACTCGTTATCTGCGATTTCTGTTAAAGAAGCAGAAGAAGGTGACATTTTAAAAAAAGGGGTTGCCTATATTGCCCCGGGAGGATACCATTTAAAAGTAAGAAGGGCAGGGACTTCAGTCGGAATTCATTTAGATCAGTCACCACTTGTGAATGGACACCGTCCATCGGTGGATGCGATGTTCTTTTCCCTGGCTGATTTGCATCCGGAGAGGGTCATCGCAGTTGTGATGACCGGTATGGGTTCTGATGGGAAGCAAGGCCTGATCCGATTGAAACAGTTATCAAAAACCAAAGCAATAGCAGAATCAGAACGGACTTCAGTTGTTTTTGGAATGCCCAAAGCAGCCATTGATACACATTTTGTTGACTCAGTCAAAGATCTTGAAGATATCTCTTCCGAGATCCTGAGATACTGTTAATCAGGAGGGTTTTTATGGAACGCAATCAGTATTTAGACATGTTTATTGACGAAAGTACCGAACATCTTCAGGCACTTAACAAAAATCTGCTGGACTTGGAGAAAAATCCCGAAGACCTTCAAATCGTAAATGAAATTTTTCGTTCAGCCCACACATTAAAAGGTATGGCGGCGACGATGGGATTTGAAGACCTCGCAAGTCTCACTCATCAGATGGAAAATGTCCTCGACGGGATTCGCAATGAAAAAATTGGTGCTACCACTCAACTGATGGACGTCGTGTTTGAATCAGTTGATGATCTGGAATTTATGGTAAATGACATTGCGGATGGTGGAGAGGGTAAAAAGGATGTCACTGAGGTGGTCGCAAAGCTGGAAATGCTTGAAAAAGGCGAGAACTCAGAAACGGTTCAAGCCGGAAGTGGTGTTGAAACGAAGTCGCAGAATGGTGATCGAACGGATGTTGAATATGACGATTTCGAACATACGGTGATTCGGCAGAGTTATGAACAGGGTTTTAATCCCCTCCAAATCAGCATCTCTCTTCGTGAAGATGTGATTTTGAAAGCTGCCAGGGTGTTTATGGTATTTGAAGTCCTCGAACAGGTTGGGGAAGTCATCAAATCTGTTCCGGCAGTCGATAAACTCGAAGAAGAGGAATTTGATCTGTCCTTTGATGTTACGTTAGTGACGAAAACGGATGCAGAAGAAGTAAAATCACGTATTATGAAGGTGTCAGAAATTGATGATGTGATTATCGAAACCATTGATGTGGATGCGTTTGAAGAACAGCCCGATGAAAAAACGGCTGCATCTAATGATCCTGGTGAGACACCCAAACCGCAGTCTTCGGAAAAATCATCCGGAGCAAAAGAACCAGAAAACGGGAATGATAAAGAGGAAAAGACAACACAGCCGTCCAATAAAACCATCCGGGTCAATATTGATCGCCTGGACAGTCTGATGAATCTTTTTGAAGAGCTGGTCATTGACCGGGGTCGACTCGAACAGATCTCGAGAGATATGAAAAGTGCAGAATTGACTGAAACAGTTGAACATATGTCGCGGATTTCAGGTGATCTTCAAAATATCATTCTGAATATGCGCATGGTACCGGTCGAACAGGTATTTAACCGCTTTCCGCGTATGGTTCGTGGTCTTGCAAAAGATCTGAATAAAAAGATTAACCTTGAAATCATTGGAGCGGAAACCGAACTCGACAGAACCGTCATTGATGAAATTGGTGATCCGCTTGTTCACCTGCTTCGAAATTCCATTGACCATGGTGTTGAAATGCCTGCAGAGCGTAAGCAGGCTGGGAAAAGCGATGAAGGAAATATAACGCTCAAAGCCTATCACAGCGGAAATCATGTCTTCATCGAAGTATCCGATGACGGTTCAGGCATCAACCGTGACCGTGTTTTGAGAAAAGCAATAAAAAGCGGGATTGTCACAGAAGAGAACTCGCACAATATGACTGATCGTCAAGTATATGAACTGCTCTTCTCCAGCGGTCTGAGTACGGCGGATGTGATTTCTGATGTATCAGGCAGAGGCGTAGGGCTGGATGTTGTTAAAAATAAAATCGAATCCCTTGGCGGTAACGTTACGGTAACATCAAAGCCGGGTGAAGGGACTACGTTTTCCATTCAACTTCCACTGACGCTTTCCATTATCTCCGTTATGCTGGTTGAAGTGCAGGAAGAAATCTATGCAGTCCCATTGTCATCTATTATTGAAACAGCGATTATTAAGAAAGATGAAATCATGTCTGCACATAATCAAAAAGTCATTGATTTCCGTGGAAGTGTGGTCCCTCTTATTGATTTGACACAATTCTTTGATGTGCCGGTAAGCAAAGAGGATGATGATTATTATTCAATTGTTATCGTGAGAAAAGGTGAGAAGATGGCTGCACTGGTCGTGAACTCATTTATAGGTCAACAAGAAATCGTACTTAAATCACTGGGTAATTATTTGACAAGCGTATTTGCCATTTCCGGTGCGACCATTCTTGGAAATGGGCAGGTTGCCCTGATTATTGACTGCAATGCTCTGATAAAATAAGAACCGGGAGGCGGATTACAGATGTCTGAAGAAACGATTACCGCAGATGTGAAAGTAATAGTTTTTCAACTGAAAGATGAAGAATATGGGGTTGAAGTCGAGCAGGTTCGTTCGATTGAACGGGTTCTTCATATAACCCGTGTTCCAAGTACTCCTGATTTTGTGGAAGGCGTAATCAATTTACGGGGGGTTGTCACGCCGATCATTGATTTACGCAAGCGGTTTGGTATCGAAGGAATTGAACATTCCGAATCTACCAGGGTGATCATCGTAACGGTTGGTGATATGGACGTGGGTCTGGTTGTGGACTCGGCCAACGATGTAATTGATATCCCAAGGGATGCGATCGAACCGCCGCCAGAAGTCGTAGGAGGCCTTGAGGCCGAATATATTCGTGGTGTAGCAAAGCTCGAAAAAAGACTTCTCATTTTGTTGAATCTGGACAAGGTGTTAAATCCGGATGAACTTGAAGAAATTCAGGAAATAGAAGGAAACGCCTGACATGTTTAATTACGAACAGATCTCCGATGATCATCTTGATATTTTGAGAGAAATCGGCAACATAGGAGCAGGAAATGCAGCCACGTCATTATCTGCCATGCTGTCGAAAACGATCGATATGAAAGTGCCGTCAGTCAGGGTCGTTCCTTTCAATGATATTTGTGAATCAGTAGGTGGAGAAGAAGCTGTTGTTGCTGCTGTTTTCTTACGGATCGATGGGGATGCACCCGGCAGTATGTTTTTTATGTTGCCGGCAGATGAGGCATCCATGCTGATATCTCAGTTGGTCATGGATCCTGACGTCGATTTTGCCAATAACAAGGTTTCAGATATGGCCGCCTCTGCGATGAATGAGGTAGGGAATATTCTGTCCGGTTCTTATTTATCGGCACTATCTGATTTCACGAAATTGAATCTCCAGCCAACGCCACCTGCTGTGGCAGTTGATATGTCCATGGCTATTTTGAGCTTCGGTTTGGTTGAGATTTCGAGAATCGGTGACTACGCGATTTTGATCGATACAGAGATAAATGAAAAAGACGACGAAGATACTGTTCAGACAAAGGGGCATTTCTTTTTACTTCCGGATCCGGATTCCCTGGGCATTATCTTTCGATCATTGGGAGTCTTGAACGATGAGTAATGTGATAAAAGTGGGAATGGCAGATTTGAATGTTGTGAAGCCGCCAGATACGATCCGAACGTCGGGCCTCGGATCGTGTGTCGGTGTGATCATTTATGATGAGAGAGCAAAGGTAGCGGGTATGGCGCATGTCATGCTGCCTGACTCATCGTATGCACGAAATGATAAAATCAATCGTGCCAAATATGCAGATACCGCTATGGAAGATCTGGTTGATCGTGTGGTGGCGATCGGTGCCAGTAAAACAAGACTAAAGGCCAAGCTTGCAGGTGGTGCACAAATGTTCAACTTTTCATCATCCAATGAAGCGATGAGAATAGGTCCACGCAATGCAGAAGCAGTTAAAGAACATTTGAAAATCTACCGGATTCCAGTGATCTATGAGGATACAGGCGGAAGCAGCGGAAGAACCATTGAGTTCGATCCGGAGTCTTCAGAACTTGAAATACGTACGGTCAATAAAGGTGTGGTGAAGGTTTAATGCAAAACTGTTACTTGAAAACGGCTTTACTGTTCAGTGTTATTGCTTTTGTGGTCGTTTTCCTTTCTTCTTTACAGCAAAATACAGTCATCACATCACTTTTTCGTGGGAGCATCGGACTATTGCCGGGTGCTCTCTTTGGTATTATTCTTGCATATATATGGTATTTAACAGCGATCAACGTAAAGCGGACATCCTCGACTAACATAAAAGAGTCACAGGAAGAGGAGATGTCTTCTGAAAATAGCCAGGATACGGAAAGGCAGCCTGATCAAGATGATGAAGAGGCGAAGCGTGCAGCAGAATTTGTAAAAACCAAGCTGAATGATTAAGGAGGGGTTGTATGTCCCGCACACGAAACAGTGAACAGCTGAATACAGATTGGGAACTGTGGGAGGAAAAACGGGACAGGTCTGCCGGTGACCGGCTGATCGAGGCATTTTTGCCCCTCGTTGATTACCATGTTCATCGCATCGGTGTTCATTTACCGAAAAATGTCTCGTCGGATGACCTGCGGAGTCATGGTTTAATGGGCTTGTTTGATGCGCTGGAAAAATTTGATCGAAAACGGGAATTAAAGTTTGACACCTACGCTTCATTCAGAATTCGGGGTGCGATCATAGATGGTCTCAGACAAGAGGATTGGCTGCCGAGAACGCTTCGAGACAAGGCTAAAAAAATAGAGCAGGTTACTGAATCACTCGAACAGCAGCTTGGACGTAATGTGTCGCCGAAAGAAATTGCCGATGAGGCTGGTTTGACAGAAGCAGATGTAATTAAGACATCGAACGAAAACTTTTTTTCTCATCTCCTGTCAATTGATGAGCCGACTCAGGAAGGCGAT
This genomic window from [Bacillus] selenitireducens MLS10 contains:
- a CDS encoding flagellar biosynthesis protein FlhF gives rise to the protein MNLVGPTGVGKTTSVAKIAAHAVLKENKKVAFITTDTFRIAAIEQLKTYAKLLHVPLEVAYSIEDFKAAVEKFEDYDFVVIDSAGRNFRNRLYVEQLNQLIDFNEHMETHLVLSTTAKYRDMKTIIEQFQLITIDKFIFSKLDETDSVGSVYNAMRDYQTGASYITTGQNVPDDIEEASRQQIISWIVRS
- a CDS encoding protein-glutamate methylesterase/protein-glutamine glutaminase, with amino-acid sequence MIKVLVVDDSAFMRKMLSDMLSSHPDITVVDKARNGRDGLEKIEQHKPDVVTLDVEMPVMTGIEALEEIMKTTRTPAIMVSSVTKEGAETTMRAMELGAFDFIAKPSGAISLDIDKVKDDLIEKVLHASKVSRKKLTPAPKRTDEKPKRIERIQRPDFSLEPGPSGKREVLGKTIVAIGTSTGGPKALQRVLTALPENFPFPIIIVQHMPKGFTRSLSERLNSLSAISVKEAEEGDILKKGVAYIAPGGYHLKVRRAGTSVGIHLDQSPLVNGHRPSVDAMFFSLADLHPERVIAVVMTGMGSDGKQGLIRLKQLSKTKAIAESERTSVVFGMPKAAIDTHFVDSVKDLEDISSEILRYC
- a CDS encoding chemotaxis protein CheW, whose protein sequence is MSEETITADVKVIVFQLKDEEYGVEVEQVRSIERVLHITRVPSTPDFVEGVINLRGVVTPIIDLRKRFGIEGIEHSESTRVIIVTVGDMDVGLVVDSANDVIDIPRDAIEPPPEVVGGLEAEYIRGVAKLEKRLLILLNLDKVLNPDELEEIQEIEGNA
- a CDS encoding chemotaxis protein CheA: MERNQYLDMFIDESTEHLQALNKNLLDLEKNPEDLQIVNEIFRSAHTLKGMAATMGFEDLASLTHQMENVLDGIRNEKIGATTQLMDVVFESVDDLEFMVNDIADGGEGKKDVTEVVAKLEMLEKGENSETVQAGSGVETKSQNGDRTDVEYDDFEHTVIRQSYEQGFNPLQISISLREDVILKAARVFMVFEVLEQVGEVIKSVPAVDKLEEEEFDLSFDVTLVTKTDAEEVKSRIMKVSEIDDVIIETIDVDAFEEQPDEKTAASNDPGETPKPQSSEKSSGAKEPENGNDKEEKTTQPSNKTIRVNIDRLDSLMNLFEELVIDRGRLEQISRDMKSAELTETVEHMSRISGDLQNIILNMRMVPVEQVFNRFPRMVRGLAKDLNKKINLEIIGAETELDRTVIDEIGDPLVHLLRNSIDHGVEMPAERKQAGKSDEGNITLKAYHSGNHVFIEVSDDGSGINRDRVLRKAIKSGIVTEENSHNMTDRQVYELLFSSGLSTADVISDVSGRGVGLDVVKNKIESLGGNVTVTSKPGEGTTFSIQLPLTLSIISVMLVEVQEEIYAVPLSSIIETAIIKKDEIMSAHNQKVIDFRGSVVPLIDLTQFFDVPVSKEDDDYYSIVIVRKGEKMAALVVNSFIGQQEIVLKSLGNYLTSVFAISGATILGNGQVALIIDCNALIK
- the flhB gene encoding flagellar biosynthesis protein FlhB; the encoded protein is MLLKLDLQYFAQEKTEKATPKKKRESRNKGQVAKSTDVNTAFILMFVFLMFFFAGPFMVDQMLTIVRFTMEEYLLMDVTPANVQPMFIDYIFQAAVAVAPVMLASVIAGVFANYVQVGVLFAPEAVKFKLEKINPLKGFKRIFSIRALVEFLKSMMKIVLVGGVTGIVIWLYMDDLLKIGLYAVEDAAVLIGTLIIFMGLAVGFLLIFLAILDYMYQKYDFEKNIRMSKQDVKDEYKKTEGDPLIKSKIKEKQRQMAMSRMMQEVPKADVVITNPTHYAIALKYDADNMEAPVIVAKGVDYVALKLINIAKNNEVLTAENRPLARALYAQADIGDQVPEDLFKAVAEVLAYVYRIQKKI
- the fliR gene encoding flagellar biosynthetic protein FliR, which codes for MEIEIIEWIPAFLLVLVRVSAFMVTLPFFSYQTIPNRFKIGFAAFLSWIMIFSGDWPIIELNYEFVLLAIKEALVGLTVGLIALLLLYAIQVAGGLIDLKLGFLIANVVDPQTGTQAPLIGSYLYTFALLFLLATNAHHLLLDGVYYSYEFIPLDQTFLPLGSEDYVEFIGVTMNTMFIIAFQMSMPIMGSIFLVDVALGFIARTVPQVNVFVIGFPVKIFLGFVFMIVTMPVFFVLVNNLIETVLVTMRTLMQLYGGV
- a CDS encoding MinD/ParA family protein: MYDQADALRKKMNNVSDGDTSKQAEVIAVVSGKGGVGKSNFTLNFAISLQKMNKKVLVIDLDIGMANIDILLGQSSRYSIVDMMNQDMPIWSIMEEGPEGLRYIAGGSGLTDLFEMDETKADHFYRQMASAEASFDYIFLDMGAGVNTNSAYFLFSSHHIFLVTTPEPTSVTDAYAMIKYIHNYDTDLPISLIINRARSKKDGERTSENVKQVTKRFLGKTIHLLTILPDDNIVWKAVRAQEPFVLYNPESKPSKAILNTVESFLIKNGEVVEGALQKPSFISKLKGFLRSR
- the flhA gene encoding flagellar biosynthesis protein FlhA, with product MPLKDFSILLGVILIVVMLIIPLPTMMIDFLIIVNISIALLIILVSMNTREPLQFSIFPTLLLLVTLFRLGLNVSTTRAILGNQGDAGNVIETFGQFVVGGNALVGFVVFVILVVIQFIVITKGAERVSEVGARFTLDAMPGKQMSIDADLNAGMISDTEAKERRQKIEQEADFYGSMDGASKFVKGDAIAGIVIVIINIIFGLVIGMVQEGLPLAEAADKYTLLTVGDGLVSQIPALLISTATGIVVTRAASEGNLGHDITKQLLAYPKMLYVAGGTIFMLGVFTPITGSVTFTIASLLALGGFLLERANKKELVLEEESEEEQDQSDQEDLKSPESVVNLLQVDPIEFEFGYGLIPLADANQGGDLLDRVVMIRRQLAIEMGMIVPVIRIRDNIQLQPNEYSIKIKGNEVAKGELLLDHFMAMSPGVEDENVHGIETVEPAFGLPALWISEDLKEQAELSGYTVVDPPSVVSTHLTEVIKRHAHELIGRQETKQLVDHLNETYPTLVEEVTPNPLSVGDIQKVLGNLLKEKVSIRNLPVIFETLADYAQMTRDTDLMTEYVRQSLSRQITKQYATEGEPLYVITMGGDVEKTLADSVQQTEQGAFLNLDPQMSQKIVENTMMEVQRLQETGHMPLILCSPAVRMYVHHLIERYMPQVPVLSYNELEPHVEVQSVGVVNSQ
- the fliQ gene encoding flagellar biosynthesis protein FliQ, which encodes MSPEMVIGWAEQGVFTTLLIAGPLLITALAIGLAVSVFQATTQIQEQTLAFIPKIAGVLIALVIFGPWMLQLLTTFAYDIFSDFTRFIG
- a CDS encoding flagellar biosynthesis protein FlhF, which codes for MKVKKYTAKTMSEAMEKIKGELGQDAVILNSKRVEKGGFLGLFTKKNVEVIAAIDPDTQDSAKASSGKVPRQAASPRQRPVPKESQDTRKLTREIDELKQMIQSMQTSGSQQISAEEFPGYLTELNHILKDQEIHDVYRLEIMRALLKRWYQENGESQPESAILKWLQNELDQSLIDIPCGAFDYQ